From the genome of Perca flavescens isolate YP-PL-M2 chromosome 12, PFLA_1.0, whole genome shotgun sequence, one region includes:
- the capn10 gene encoding calpain-10 isoform X1, translating to MKEAGRAECGGKALFEDLDFPSDDTSLVSDSSTPIAKLQGDITWLRPQEICQSPALFPDDINLGHAKQGLLGDCWFLCACTFLLKRKHLLNKVLPPDQPQWGDSRYRGSFQFSFWQQGHWTEVTIDDRLPCINSTLCFSRCHSPTAFWVALLEKAYAKLHGSYERLWAGQVSEALVDLTGGVAERWSLGESEEERRQEQDSDQVRRRRLDLDLLYPVKDECALSCSTHSSPGGASELGQYHALTVMEWLDVKTVSGSKVLLLRIRNPWGRCCWGGAWMGSGVGWKSVDPVSALDLQARVAEGEFWLDETKFLSQFDDVTVGYPINDEGHLKSIYTGNLLTHNHQLAGRWMKGHSAGGSRNSSSYGSNSKFWLKVCERGEVLVSLLQHRKWRNTEKSPLEEESNNTPHQHYQAIALHMWKVEKRRFNLNRMLNKPPCASTHCHAYEREVVLHGQLEPGYYLLIPSTYQPGAEARFLIRVFSSTSTSLSALKCPAPSLPLTTDGEWETSYFRGSWVEGKTAGGSRNFLSHWQNPCFPFTVCDESAVTSGVNVRITLHQSRPDTDLHPIAFHIYKYPEGESEQTLPRDDDPAASCVPHCYTQDVSLACCLPPGAYTIVPSTYQPDCSANFTLSLARRIHRKVVKSQERLGSAIQELPFCPPRLGPQLFLDLNRATV from the exons ATGAAGGAAGCAGGCAGGGCAGAGTGTGGAGGCAAGGCTCTGTTTGAGGACCTGGACTTCCCCTCTGACGACACGTCCCTGGTCTCTGACAGCTCCACGCCCATCGCCAAATTGCAGGGAGACATCACCTGGCTACGGCCGCAG GAAATCTGCCAGTCGCCAGCTCTGTTCCCTGATGACATCAACCTGGGTCATGCAAAACAAGGCTTATTGGGAGATTGCTGGTTTCTCTGTGCCTGCACCTTCTTGCTCAAGAGAAAACATCTACTGAACAAG GTGTTGCCACCAGACCAGCCCCAGTGGGGTGACAGCAGGTACAGGGGCTCCTTCCAGTTTAGTTTTTGGCAGCAAGGACACTGGACAGAGGTGACCATTGACGACCGCCTGCCCTGTATCAATTCCACTCTCTGCTTCTCACGTTGCCACTCCCCCACTGCCTTTTGGGTAGCCCTGTTGGAGAAAGCCTATGCCAA GCTTCATGGCTCGTATGAGCGGCTGTGGGCAGGGCAGGTGTCTGAGGCCCTGGTGGATTTGACCGGCGGCGTGGCGGAGCGCTGGAGCTTGGGAGAATCCGAGGAGGAGCGGagacaagaacaggacagtgaCCAGGTCAGGAGGAGAAGGCTGGACCTGGACCTTCTGTATCCAGTGAAAGACGAGTGTGCGCTCAGCTGCTCCACTCACAGCAGTCCCGGAG GTGCCAGTGAGCTGGGTCAGTACCACGCGCTGACTGTCATGGAGTGGTTGGATGTGAAGACAGTGTCAGGGAGCAAAGTACTGCTGCTCAGGATCAGAAACCCCTGGGGAAGATGCTGCTGGGGAGGGGCCTGGATGGGGAG TGGTGTGGGTTGGAAATCTGTGGACCCTGTTTCTGCTTTGGACCTACAAGCCAGGGTGGCTGAGGGCGAGTTCTGGTTGGATGAGACAAAATTCCTGTCTCAGtttgatgatgtcacagtgGGCTACCCCATCAATGATGAGGGGCACCTAAAGAGCATATATACTG GAAATCTGCTGACACACAACCACCAGCTGGCTGGCCGGTGGATGAAAGGACACTCCGCCGGTGGCAGCCGAAACAGCAGCAGCTATGGCAGCAACTCAAAGTTTTGGCTCAAAGTGTGCGAGAGAGGAGAGGTGCTGGTGTCCCTGCTACAGCATAGAAAATGGAGAAACACGGAGAAATCGCCACTGGAGGAGGAGAGCAACAACACACCACACCAGCACTACCAGGCTATCGCTCTACACATGTGGAAG GTGGAGAAAAGGCGTTTTAATCTAAACCGGATGTTGAACAAACCTCCTTGTGCTTCTACTCACTGCCACGCCTACGAAAGAGAGGTGGTTCTCCATGGGCAGCTGGAGCCTGGATACTACCTGCTCATCCCCAGCACCTACCAGCCAGGAGCTGAGGCCCGCTTCCTCATCAGGGTCTTTTCCTCCACTTCCACATCCCTCAG TGCCCTGAAATGTCCAGCGCCTTCCCTGCCATTGACAACAGATGGAGAGTGGGAGACCAGTTACTTCCGGGGCTCGTGGGTTGAGGGAAAGACGGCTGGAGGAAGCAGGAACTTCCTCTCTCACTGGCAGAACCCTTGTTTCCCTTTTACAGTGTGTGATGAGTCAGCAGTGACATCAGGAGTTAATGTCAGGATTACCCTGCACCAGAGCCGCCCTGACACTGACCTGCACCCTATTGCCTTTCATATTTATAAG TACCCAGAAGGGGAATCCGAGCAGACGTTACCCAGGGACGATGATCCAGCAGCCAGTTGTGTTCCTCACTGCTACACCCAGGATGTCAGTCTGGCCTGCTGTCTTCCTCCTGGAGCTTACACCATAGTGCCCTCCACTTATCAGCCTGACTGCTCAGCAAACTTCACCCTCAGCCTGGCTCGCAGAATACACAG GAAAGTGGTGAAAAGCCAGGAGAGGCTGGGAAGTGCCATTCAGGAG CTCCCTTTTTGTCCCCCCAGACTCGGTCCACAGCTCTTCTTGGACCTGAACAGAGCCACGGTTTGA
- the capn10 gene encoding calpain-10 isoform X2, producing the protein MKEAGRAECGGKALFEDLDFPSDDTSLVSDSSTPIAKLQGDITWLRPQEICQSPALFPDDINLGHAKQGLLGDCWFLCACTFLLKRKHLLNKVLPPDQPQWGDSRYRGSFQFSFWQQGHWTEVTIDDRLPCINSTLCFSRCHSPTAFWVALLEKAYAKLHGSYERLWAGQVSEALVDLTGGVAERWSLGESEEERRQEQDSDQVRRRRLDLDLLYPVKDECALSCSTHSSPGGASELGQYHALTVMEWLDVKTVSGSKVLLLRIRNPWGRCCWGGAWMGSGVGWKSVDPVSALDLQARVAEGEFWLDETKFLSQFDDVTVGYPINDEGHLKSIYTGNLLTHNHQLAGRWMKGHSAGGSRNSSSYGSNSKFWLKVCERGEVLVSLLQHRKWRNTEKSPLEEESNNTPHQHYQAIALHMWKVEKRRFNLNRMLNKPPCASTHCHAYEREVVLHGQLEPGYYLLIPSTYQPGAEARFLIRVFSSTSTSLSALKCPAPSLPLTTDGEWETSYFRGSWVEGKTAGGSRNFLSHWQNPCFPFTVCDESAVTSGVNVRITLHQSRPDTDLHPIAFHIYKYPEGESEQTLPRDDDPAASCVPHCYTQDVSLACCLPPGAYTIVPSTYQPDCSANFTLSLARRIHRKVVKSQERLGSAIQEISHISVMQS; encoded by the exons ATGAAGGAAGCAGGCAGGGCAGAGTGTGGAGGCAAGGCTCTGTTTGAGGACCTGGACTTCCCCTCTGACGACACGTCCCTGGTCTCTGACAGCTCCACGCCCATCGCCAAATTGCAGGGAGACATCACCTGGCTACGGCCGCAG GAAATCTGCCAGTCGCCAGCTCTGTTCCCTGATGACATCAACCTGGGTCATGCAAAACAAGGCTTATTGGGAGATTGCTGGTTTCTCTGTGCCTGCACCTTCTTGCTCAAGAGAAAACATCTACTGAACAAG GTGTTGCCACCAGACCAGCCCCAGTGGGGTGACAGCAGGTACAGGGGCTCCTTCCAGTTTAGTTTTTGGCAGCAAGGACACTGGACAGAGGTGACCATTGACGACCGCCTGCCCTGTATCAATTCCACTCTCTGCTTCTCACGTTGCCACTCCCCCACTGCCTTTTGGGTAGCCCTGTTGGAGAAAGCCTATGCCAA GCTTCATGGCTCGTATGAGCGGCTGTGGGCAGGGCAGGTGTCTGAGGCCCTGGTGGATTTGACCGGCGGCGTGGCGGAGCGCTGGAGCTTGGGAGAATCCGAGGAGGAGCGGagacaagaacaggacagtgaCCAGGTCAGGAGGAGAAGGCTGGACCTGGACCTTCTGTATCCAGTGAAAGACGAGTGTGCGCTCAGCTGCTCCACTCACAGCAGTCCCGGAG GTGCCAGTGAGCTGGGTCAGTACCACGCGCTGACTGTCATGGAGTGGTTGGATGTGAAGACAGTGTCAGGGAGCAAAGTACTGCTGCTCAGGATCAGAAACCCCTGGGGAAGATGCTGCTGGGGAGGGGCCTGGATGGGGAG TGGTGTGGGTTGGAAATCTGTGGACCCTGTTTCTGCTTTGGACCTACAAGCCAGGGTGGCTGAGGGCGAGTTCTGGTTGGATGAGACAAAATTCCTGTCTCAGtttgatgatgtcacagtgGGCTACCCCATCAATGATGAGGGGCACCTAAAGAGCATATATACTG GAAATCTGCTGACACACAACCACCAGCTGGCTGGCCGGTGGATGAAAGGACACTCCGCCGGTGGCAGCCGAAACAGCAGCAGCTATGGCAGCAACTCAAAGTTTTGGCTCAAAGTGTGCGAGAGAGGAGAGGTGCTGGTGTCCCTGCTACAGCATAGAAAATGGAGAAACACGGAGAAATCGCCACTGGAGGAGGAGAGCAACAACACACCACACCAGCACTACCAGGCTATCGCTCTACACATGTGGAAG GTGGAGAAAAGGCGTTTTAATCTAAACCGGATGTTGAACAAACCTCCTTGTGCTTCTACTCACTGCCACGCCTACGAAAGAGAGGTGGTTCTCCATGGGCAGCTGGAGCCTGGATACTACCTGCTCATCCCCAGCACCTACCAGCCAGGAGCTGAGGCCCGCTTCCTCATCAGGGTCTTTTCCTCCACTTCCACATCCCTCAG TGCCCTGAAATGTCCAGCGCCTTCCCTGCCATTGACAACAGATGGAGAGTGGGAGACCAGTTACTTCCGGGGCTCGTGGGTTGAGGGAAAGACGGCTGGAGGAAGCAGGAACTTCCTCTCTCACTGGCAGAACCCTTGTTTCCCTTTTACAGTGTGTGATGAGTCAGCAGTGACATCAGGAGTTAATGTCAGGATTACCCTGCACCAGAGCCGCCCTGACACTGACCTGCACCCTATTGCCTTTCATATTTATAAG TACCCAGAAGGGGAATCCGAGCAGACGTTACCCAGGGACGATGATCCAGCAGCCAGTTGTGTTCCTCACTGCTACACCCAGGATGTCAGTCTGGCCTGCTGTCTTCCTCCTGGAGCTTACACCATAGTGCCCTCCACTTATCAGCCTGACTGCTCAGCAAACTTCACCCTCAGCCTGGCTCGCAGAATACACAG GAAAGTGGTGAAAAGCCAGGAGAGGCTGGGAAGTGCCATTCAGGAG ATCTCTCACATCTCTGTGATGCAAAGCTAG
- the ccl20a.3 gene encoding C-C motif chemokine 20a.3: MVSIKATVMGITILAVCLLATNASAVRHGCCRNYMALKIPFANIKGYSVQTVTELCPINAIIFHTKRGQACTNPALHWVMDYINRLRSKAQLVHIKTAQAQE, from the exons ATGGTGTCAATCAAAGCCACAGTGATGGGGATCACGATCCTCGCCGTTTGTCTACTGGCCACAAACGCATCTGCAG tGCGCCATGGATGCTGTCGAAATTACATGGCACTCAAAATACCATTTGCTAACATCAAGGGTTACTCGGTCCAGACTGTCACAGAGCTGTGTCCTATCAATGCCATCAT TTTCCACACAAAGAGGGGTCAAGCATGCACCAATCCTGCTTTACACTGGGTGATGGACTATATCAACCGCTTAAG GAGTAAAGCACAATTGGTTCACATCAAGACCGCACAAGCGCAGGAATAA